From the genome of Dehalobacter sp. 12DCB1, one region includes:
- the hisC gene encoding histidinol-phosphate transaminase, translating into MSKYWSKIAAGQKPYVPGEQPKDKKYIKLNTNECPYTPSPLVLEAIKEAANEKLKLYPDPGGEDLRQAVAEYYGLKKEWVFVGNGSDEILAFAFMAFFDPGRTILFPDVTYSFYPVYANLFQLDYRLVPLREEFSLYPPDFYGSEGGVIFPNPNAPTGNYVTPEMIEKILIHNMDKVVIVDEAYIDFGGETAIPLIEKYPNLLVIQTLSKSRSLAGLRVGFALGQDELMEGLSRIKNSFNSYTLDRLSMAGAIAAMKDESYFQVTRQKVMQTRERIVPVLRQMGWQVIPSQANFIFISHPVLKAEEVFTALRQQGILVRYFRQPKIDNYLRVSIGSDEEMDSLLQALTKINP; encoded by the coding sequence ATGAGCAAATACTGGAGCAAAATTGCGGCTGGTCAAAAACCGTATGTACCGGGAGAACAGCCGAAAGACAAAAAATATATCAAGCTGAACACGAACGAATGTCCCTATACGCCTTCTCCCTTGGTCCTCGAAGCGATCAAAGAAGCCGCAAATGAGAAACTGAAGTTATACCCCGATCCGGGCGGTGAGGACTTGCGCCAGGCCGTAGCCGAATATTATGGCCTGAAAAAGGAGTGGGTATTTGTTGGAAACGGTTCGGATGAAATCCTGGCTTTTGCGTTTATGGCTTTTTTTGATCCGGGCCGCACGATCCTGTTCCCGGATGTTACCTATAGTTTCTATCCGGTCTATGCTAATTTATTTCAGCTGGACTACCGGCTGGTCCCGCTGAGAGAAGAGTTTTCTTTATACCCGCCTGATTTCTACGGTTCGGAAGGCGGAGTCATCTTTCCGAACCCCAATGCCCCTACCGGCAACTATGTGACGCCCGAAATGATAGAAAAAATCCTTATCCATAATATGGATAAGGTAGTCATCGTTGATGAGGCCTATATTGATTTCGGCGGTGAAACTGCCATTCCGCTTATTGAGAAGTACCCCAATTTGCTGGTAATCCAGACATTGTCCAAGTCCCGGTCTCTGGCAGGCTTAAGAGTTGGCTTTGCTCTGGGTCAGGATGAGCTGATGGAAGGCTTGAGCCGGATCAAAAATTCCTTTAATTCCTATACATTGGACCGCTTATCCATGGCCGGAGCAATCGCAGCCATGAAGGATGAGTCCTACTTCCAAGTCACGAGACAAAAAGTGATGCAAACGAGGGAAAGGATCGTTCCGGTACTCAGGCAAATGGGCTGGCAAGTGATTCCATCACAAGCAAATTTCATTTTCATATCCCACCCCGTGCTCAAGGCTGAAGAGGTCTTCACCGCACTCCGACAGCAGGGCATTTTGGTCAGGTACTTCCGCCAGCCCAAAATCGACAATTACCTACGCGTCAGCATCGGCAGTGACGAGGAGATGGACAGCCTGCTCCAAGCACTTACCAAGATTAACCCATAA
- a CDS encoding YerC/YecD family TrpR-related protein translates to MLSDERIRDTLTDSLIEAILLLKTKEECYSFFEDLATVAEIKALAQRLEVARMLEEDVTYSRIAEVTGASSATISRVKRCLNYGADGYKMVLERMEKNKKNKSFQKNEVQ, encoded by the coding sequence ATGCTGAGTGACGAAAGGATCAGGGATACCCTGACCGATTCTCTTATTGAAGCGATCCTTCTGCTCAAAACGAAAGAGGAATGTTACAGCTTCTTTGAAGATTTGGCTACGGTAGCGGAGATCAAGGCCCTCGCGCAGCGGCTGGAAGTCGCCCGTATGCTGGAGGAAGACGTGACCTATTCCAGGATTGCTGAAGTTACCGGAGCAAGCTCTGCCACCATCAGCAGGGTCAAACGTTGTTTGAACTATGGCGCTGACGGTTACAAGATGGTTCTCGAACGAATGGAGAAAAATAAAAAAAATAAGAGCTTTCAGAAAAATGAGGTGCAATAA
- a CDS encoding arsenate reductase family protein, with the protein MNIQIFGIKKCFDTKKAERWFKERRIRYQLIDLDQKGLSKGELQSVKAAVGLNSLFNTGGKDYLRLNLDKISSSIVREELLLNNPGLYRTPIVRNGKQATVGYVPEVWELWVSNEP; encoded by the coding sequence ATGAACATACAGATATTTGGAATCAAAAAGTGTTTTGATACAAAAAAAGCGGAACGCTGGTTTAAAGAGCGCCGCATTCGATATCAGCTCATAGATCTGGACCAAAAGGGATTAAGCAAAGGAGAACTGCAGAGTGTTAAAGCAGCGGTGGGTCTAAACAGCCTGTTTAATACCGGAGGCAAGGACTATTTGCGCTTAAATCTGGACAAAATCAGTAGTTCAATTGTCAGAGAAGAATTATTGCTGAACAATCCCGGTCTTTACCGGACACCAATCGTCCGTAACGGCAAACAGGCTACAGTAGGGTATGTCCCTGAAGTTTGGGAATTATGGGTTAGTAACGAACCATAA
- the hisB gene encoding imidazoleglycerol-phosphate dehydratase HisB, whose protein sequence is MRSANLSRTTLETEITLALAIDGSGRVSVDTGIGFFDHMLDAFCRFAHFDLEIEAGGDLKVDQHHLVEDCGIVLGQAMKEALGDKSGIERVGDCLFPMDEALVQVAADISNRGFLVWKVDCPEGMVGDFPVEMAEEFFRALATNAGITLHIGMLDGKNRHHILEAVFKAAGRALGLAVRKSSLVDGVPSTKGSL, encoded by the coding sequence GTGAGGAGTGCCAATCTAAGCAGAACAACCCTGGAGACGGAAATAACACTGGCGCTGGCCATTGACGGCAGCGGTAGAGTAAGCGTAGATACCGGGATCGGTTTTTTTGACCACATGCTTGATGCCTTTTGCCGGTTTGCCCATTTTGATCTGGAGATTGAAGCCGGGGGGGACCTGAAAGTTGACCAGCACCATTTGGTGGAAGACTGCGGGATCGTTCTTGGACAGGCGATGAAAGAAGCGCTTGGGGACAAGTCCGGAATTGAGAGGGTCGGGGACTGCCTGTTTCCGATGGATGAAGCCCTGGTTCAGGTTGCTGCAGATATTTCCAACCGCGGGTTCTTGGTCTGGAAAGTAGATTGCCCGGAAGGGATGGTCGGTGATTTCCCTGTAGAGATGGCGGAAGAATTTTTTCGGGCCCTGGCGACGAATGCCGGCATCACGCTGCATATAGGCATGCTGGACGGAAAAAACAGGCACCACATTCTCGAGGCTGTATTCAAAGCCGCGGGCAGGGCCCTTGGACTTGCTGTAAGGAAAAGCAGTCTTGTTGACGGTGTGCCCTCTACCAAAGGGAGCTTATAG
- the hisZ gene encoding ATP phosphoribosyltransferase regulatory subunit produces the protein MERSSLGLKIPEGMIDLLPAELAQLEELEGKAISVCKNWSYQKVATPGLEYRACVEPDADKDDHLYKFFDKNGHTLVLRPEFTTPIARMVATRQKGGQFPLRFCYSGDVYRNDSARYREFRQVGVELIGSDNDIADAEVIALAVEIMKTLKIRNFQLNLGHNGIFSGLAEEMRFETKVREELEDGIARKDMVKLEKIVSSNDLPEPAKELLLSLPHLTGKEEVLDKLQNWTHIKPIGKAVESLRTIYLYLKEFGVQDYVSLDLGILRGFSYYTGAIFEGYLPGIGVPLIEGGRYDGLYADFGMDYGATGFAVNLGLMLEKAADFELDKADVLVYGQSPGAVIKRCRELRKSGKKVEMALGFLTDADARNLASSRGIALLEKIESNK, from the coding sequence ATGGAACGTTCATCATTAGGGCTTAAAATTCCGGAGGGGATGATCGATCTTCTGCCGGCTGAATTAGCACAGCTGGAGGAGTTGGAAGGAAAAGCAATCAGTGTATGCAAAAATTGGTCTTATCAGAAAGTTGCGACACCCGGACTCGAATATCGGGCCTGTGTCGAGCCTGACGCAGACAAGGATGACCATTTATATAAGTTCTTTGACAAAAACGGTCATACGCTCGTATTAAGACCGGAATTCACAACCCCGATTGCCAGGATGGTTGCCACAAGACAGAAAGGCGGACAATTTCCGCTGCGGTTCTGTTACAGTGGTGATGTTTACAGGAATGATTCCGCCCGTTACCGGGAATTCAGGCAGGTGGGCGTTGAACTGATCGGCTCGGACAATGACATTGCAGACGCTGAAGTTATTGCGCTGGCTGTAGAAATCATGAAGACACTCAAAATCAGAAATTTTCAACTGAACCTTGGGCACAACGGGATTTTCTCGGGACTAGCCGAAGAGATGAGGTTTGAAACCAAAGTGAGGGAGGAACTGGAAGACGGTATAGCACGTAAGGACATGGTAAAACTTGAAAAAATCGTTTCTTCCAACGACTTGCCCGAGCCGGCGAAAGAACTTCTTCTATCCCTGCCTCATCTGACCGGGAAAGAAGAAGTCCTGGATAAGCTTCAAAACTGGACGCATATTAAGCCGATCGGAAAAGCTGTGGAATCTTTACGGACCATCTATTTGTATTTAAAGGAATTCGGCGTTCAGGACTACGTATCCCTGGACCTTGGAATCTTAAGAGGATTCTCCTATTATACAGGCGCAATCTTTGAAGGTTATCTTCCGGGAATCGGCGTTCCGCTGATTGAAGGAGGACGTTATGATGGTCTCTATGCAGATTTTGGAATGGATTACGGCGCAACAGGTTTTGCGGTTAATCTCGGCCTTATGCTCGAGAAGGCTGCAGATTTTGAATTGGATAAGGCCGATGTTTTGGTTTACGGGCAATCCCCCGGAGCTGTGATCAAACGCTGCCGGGAGCTCAGAAAAAGCGGCAAAAAAGTTGAGATGGCCCTCGGATTCCTGACGGACGCCGATGCCAGAAACCTGGCTTCCAGCCGCGGAATTGCGCTGCTGGAGAAGATTGAGAGCAATAAATAA
- the hisA gene encoding 1-(5-phosphoribosyl)-5-[(5-phosphoribosylamino)methylideneamino]imidazole-4-carboxamide isomerase has translation MIIYPAIDLKDGKVVRLLQGRMEDATVYSDDPAGVAADFMDRGSKVLHIVDLNGAFSGKPVNDEAIRDIVKNVSLKIQVGGGIRTLARIEELLDLGVSRVILGTVAVRDPELVTEAVRRYGDQIIVGIDAKDGMVAVQGWAESTGLKAEDLGKAMKQVGVSRIVFTDISRDGMLGGPNIASTVRMAETTGLKVIASGGISALDDLDKLKAEADRGIAIEGAIVGKAIYSGAFTLEEALRVIA, from the coding sequence ATGATCATATATCCGGCGATTGATTTAAAAGACGGCAAAGTTGTCCGTCTCCTGCAGGGTAGAATGGAGGATGCAACCGTATACTCCGATGACCCTGCAGGGGTGGCGGCCGATTTCATGGACAGAGGGTCAAAGGTTCTGCATATCGTCGACCTGAACGGGGCATTTTCCGGAAAGCCCGTAAACGATGAAGCCATTCGGGATATTGTAAAGAATGTTTCGTTGAAGATTCAGGTGGGCGGTGGTATCCGGACACTGGCCAGGATCGAGGAACTGCTGGATTTAGGTGTATCAAGGGTCATACTCGGGACGGTCGCGGTAAGGGATCCGGAGCTTGTGACAGAGGCTGTTCGCAGGTATGGCGATCAGATTATTGTCGGGATCGATGCCAAAGACGGCATGGTCGCGGTTCAGGGATGGGCGGAAAGCACCGGCCTCAAAGCTGAGGATCTCGGTAAAGCGATGAAGCAAGTCGGCGTTTCCCGGATTGTCTTCACCGACATTTCCAGGGACGGAATGCTTGGCGGTCCGAACATTGCCAGCACGGTCAGGATGGCCGAGACGACCGGACTTAAGGTGATTGCATCCGGCGGTATTTCCGCGTTGGACGATCTGGATAAACTGAAGGCGGAGGCTGACCGTGGAATAGCGATTGAAGGTGCTATTGTCGGAAAGGCTATCTATTCAGGCGCTTTCACGCTGGAAGAGGCACTGCGGGTGATCGCCTAG
- the hisG gene encoding ATP phosphoribosyltransferase, translated as MPKNYLTIALPKGKLLTDSVALLTEAGLDCRSVENDSRKLLFDLPGSEARIIICRPTDIPTYVEQGAADIGFVGKDTVIEQNKDVAELVDLKFGYCRFVVAMPEENLPQKLPDGQYDLSVLNQKRAATKFPRVAQLFFNEHGMQVTPIKLHGNIELAPRVGLAEMIVDIVSTGKTLRENNLAEVAQILEATSRMIANRVSYRVKYERIQGLAEKMRVLVQQYD; from the coding sequence GTGCCGAAAAATTATTTAACCATAGCGCTGCCAAAAGGAAAATTACTGACGGATTCAGTGGCGCTTCTGACTGAAGCGGGGCTGGACTGCAGATCGGTAGAAAATGATTCCCGTAAACTGCTGTTTGATCTTCCTGGATCAGAGGCGAGGATTATCATTTGCCGCCCGACGGATATTCCCACTTATGTAGAACAGGGAGCGGCAGATATCGGTTTCGTCGGCAAGGATACCGTAATCGAACAAAACAAAGATGTTGCTGAACTGGTTGACTTAAAATTCGGGTATTGCCGCTTTGTTGTGGCGATGCCGGAGGAAAACCTGCCGCAGAAGCTGCCTGACGGACAATATGACCTGAGCGTGCTAAACCAAAAGAGAGCTGCAACCAAGTTCCCGAGAGTTGCCCAACTGTTCTTCAATGAGCACGGTATGCAGGTTACACCGATCAAACTGCATGGCAATATTGAACTTGCTCCCCGGGTGGGTCTGGCTGAGATGATTGTGGATATTGTCTCAACCGGTAAGACCTTAAGAGAGAATAATCTGGCCGAGGTCGCCCAGATCCTTGAAGCTACGAGCAGAATGATTGCCAATCGCGTGTCCTATCGGGTAAAATACGAACGTATTCAGGGGCTTGCAGAAAAAATGAGAGTCCTTGTCCAGCAGTACGACTGA
- the hisF gene encoding imidazole glycerol phosphate synthase subunit HisF, which produces MLAKRIIPCLDVHDGRVVKGTNFIHLRDAGDPVELASLYDREGADELVFLDISASAEGRETMVDVVRRTAEKVFIPFTIGGGLRTIEDIRRMLRAGADKVSLNTAAVQNPELIEQGALTFGSQCIVVAIDARKVGEGRWEVYTHGGRKPTGTDVLEWARKVEELGAGEILLTSMDRDGTKEGYDNELNRLVSRAVTIPLIASGGVGNLKHMAEGLTEGEADAVLAASIFHYREYSIKETKDYLAGKGIPVRR; this is translated from the coding sequence ATGCTTGCCAAACGAATTATACCTTGCCTCGATGTGCATGATGGCCGGGTAGTTAAAGGAACGAATTTTATTCACCTGCGGGATGCGGGAGACCCTGTGGAACTTGCTTCGCTGTACGATCGCGAGGGTGCCGATGAACTTGTATTTTTGGATATTTCAGCTTCTGCCGAAGGCCGTGAAACCATGGTCGATGTCGTCCGAAGGACTGCTGAGAAAGTGTTTATTCCCTTTACCATCGGCGGGGGCTTAAGAACGATTGAGGATATCCGGAGAATGCTGCGTGCCGGAGCAGATAAAGTCTCCTTAAATACGGCTGCTGTTCAAAATCCGGAATTGATCGAACAAGGGGCTCTCACATTCGGCAGCCAGTGCATTGTTGTCGCAATCGATGCCCGCAAAGTCGGAGAGGGCCGTTGGGAAGTGTATACGCACGGAGGCCGTAAACCGACCGGGACAGATGTACTGGAATGGGCCCGGAAAGTTGAAGAACTTGGGGCAGGTGAAATCCTGCTGACTTCGATGGATCGTGACGGAACCAAAGAGGGCTATGATAACGAACTGAACCGGTTGGTAAGCAGGGCTGTGACCATTCCATTAATTGCGAGCGGAGGAGTCGGAAACCTGAAACATATGGCGGAAGGTCTGACGGAGGGGGAAGCGGATGCTGTCTTAGCCGCGTCGATTTTTCATTACAGGGAGTACAGCATCAAAGAGACAAAAGATTATCTGGCCGGAAAAGGCATACCCGTTCGAAGATAA
- the hisH gene encoding imidazole glycerol phosphate synthase subunit HisH — MIGIVDYGRGNLRSVEKAFEKLGFLAEIIESPEKLTGTDGVILPGVGAFADAMDELAKGGWLDPLKQYVQSGKPFLGICLGMQLLFEVGEEHGEHSGLGFLKGRVVKFPPGLKIPHMGWNKLNVIRQNMLCNDIPNHSYFYFVHSYFAQPADQDYIAGTSDYGLEFPALVGKDNVWGAQFHPEKSSPWGLVMLDNFGKWVKNQ; from the coding sequence ATGATAGGCATAGTAGACTATGGACGCGGAAATCTACGAAGTGTGGAAAAGGCGTTTGAAAAACTTGGATTTTTAGCGGAGATCATAGAATCTCCGGAGAAGCTGACCGGTACGGACGGAGTTATTCTTCCTGGAGTCGGCGCTTTCGCTGATGCCATGGATGAGCTCGCCAAAGGCGGCTGGCTTGACCCTTTAAAACAATATGTACAAAGCGGCAAACCTTTTCTGGGCATTTGCCTCGGCATGCAGCTGCTTTTTGAGGTTGGTGAGGAGCATGGAGAACATAGCGGTCTTGGTTTTCTGAAAGGCCGGGTGGTCAAATTCCCGCCGGGCTTGAAGATTCCGCATATGGGATGGAATAAGCTAAATGTTATCAGACAGAACATGCTTTGTAATGATATTCCGAACCATTCTTATTTCTATTTTGTCCACTCTTATTTTGCTCAGCCGGCCGATCAGGACTACATTGCCGGGACCAGCGATTATGGACTGGAGTTTCCTGCCCTGGTCGGCAAAGACAATGTCTGGGGTGCACAGTTCCACCCGGAGAAGTCCAGCCCCTGGGGTCTGGTCATGCTCGATAATTTTGGGAAATGGGTGAAAAATCAATGA
- the hisD gene encoding histidinol dehydrogenase, translating into MKTVQKIEDIDLKTLINKSYGNDRDLEEKVAGILQKVREQGDEAIYDLTAAFDGVDLKASGLRVTDQEIWEAYKKVDDEYLEAISQAINNIRTYHEKQKRVSWFDTAEDGSILGQVIRPLQRVGVYVPGGTAAYPSSVLMNALPAAVAGVEEIVMVSPPLKDGSLLPEVLVAAAECGVKEIYKVGGAQAVAALAFGTASIAPVDKITGPGNIFVTLAKKMVYGTVDIDMLAGPSEILILADESAVPEELAADLLSQAEHDRLASAILVSPCSDLLEKTVLEVERQLEALPRAEIARDSWDTYGAAILVRDIQEGINLVNRIAPEHFELAVQEPFAWLGKVKNAGAVFLGRYTPEPVGDYFAGPNHILPTGGTARFYSVLGVDTFVKRISVINYSEEALQRDTAQIAYLARKEGLEAHARAVEVRQKKL; encoded by the coding sequence ATGAAGACTGTACAAAAAATTGAGGATATTGACCTGAAAACGCTTATTAATAAATCCTACGGCAATGACCGTGACTTGGAAGAAAAAGTGGCAGGAATCCTGCAAAAGGTGCGTGAACAGGGTGATGAAGCCATTTATGACTTGACTGCCGCGTTTGACGGGGTTGACCTGAAGGCCTCGGGACTTCGGGTCACCGACCAGGAGATATGGGAAGCTTATAAAAAAGTAGATGATGAGTACCTGGAAGCAATCAGTCAGGCGATCAACAACATTAGAACCTACCACGAAAAGCAAAAAAGGGTTTCCTGGTTTGATACTGCCGAAGACGGCAGTATCCTTGGCCAAGTCATTCGCCCTTTGCAGCGGGTCGGGGTCTATGTTCCGGGGGGAACAGCAGCTTATCCATCTTCCGTTCTGATGAATGCGCTTCCGGCAGCCGTGGCTGGAGTCGAGGAGATCGTCATGGTTTCTCCGCCGCTGAAAGATGGAAGCCTTTTGCCGGAGGTACTGGTCGCTGCCGCGGAGTGCGGTGTCAAAGAGATCTATAAGGTCGGAGGCGCCCAGGCGGTCGCTGCTCTTGCTTTCGGCACAGCATCGATTGCCCCTGTGGATAAGATTACAGGGCCCGGCAATATTTTTGTAACCCTTGCTAAGAAAATGGTCTATGGAACCGTAGATATCGATATGCTGGCCGGACCGAGCGAGATCCTTATCCTTGCGGATGAAAGCGCTGTCCCGGAGGAGCTGGCGGCAGACCTGCTTTCGCAGGCTGAACATGACAGGCTTGCCTCAGCAATTCTCGTTTCACCGTGTTCCGATTTGCTGGAAAAGACGGTGCTTGAGGTGGAGCGCCAGCTTGAAGCACTGCCGCGGGCTGAAATTGCCAGGGATTCCTGGGATACTTACGGGGCTGCAATTCTGGTCAGGGATATTCAGGAAGGGATAAACCTTGTCAACCGCATTGCCCCCGAACACTTTGAACTCGCTGTGCAGGAACCGTTCGCCTGGCTGGGCAAGGTGAAAAATGCCGGGGCGGTGTTCCTGGGGAGATATACACCGGAACCGGTCGGTGATTATTTTGCGGGACCAAACCATATCCTGCCGACCGGGGGAACCGCCCGCTTTTACTCTGTCCTTGGCGTCGACACCTTTGTTAAAAGAATAAGTGTAATCAACTATTCCGAAGAAGCTTTGCAAAGGGATACCGCCCAGATTGCATACCTTGCCCGCAAAGAAGGGCTGGAAGCACATGCCAGGGCTGTAGAGGTCAGACAGAAGAAGCTTTGA